In the genome of Microcoleus sp. FACHB-672, one region contains:
- a CDS encoding ATP-binding protein → MVMTNSHRFISVSTSEQTQGKHLTFRREATGTHQVKEASGLLNTIRQALNWHHVQQDLRQHQHQLQLLEARFRNVINKNADSIIIVNSLGLVNFANPATECLFNCKVEDLVGRSLFGSFVVEKPACEIDTTIMPGGGAAGTADTRIVQTQVDITPLNGDKAVAEMRVVETEWEGEIAFLVLLRDITARLRAEEALRQSEARFREQAQQLQQALDNLQQTQAQLVQTEKMSSLGQMVAGVAHEINNPVNFIYGNLTHVRQYTKDLLELVELYQQNYPNPVPEIQEKQQEIDVDFIMQDMPNLVSSMQVGTERIRQIVISLRNFSRLDQAEKKPVNIHEGIDSTLLILHSRLKANPDRPEIEIIKEYGELPLVECYAGQMNQVFMNILNNAIDALEESAGSEQTAQKPQIRIHTSVETENREQETGQKDPPILNSHIVIRIADTGNGMTEEVRNRLFDPFFTTKPVGKGTGLGLSISYQIVREKHSGQLKCTSSPGEGSEFVIELPLH, encoded by the coding sequence ATGGTTATGACCAACAGCCACAGATTTATAAGTGTTAGCACAAGTGAGCAAACCCAGGGCAAACACCTTACATTTAGAAGGGAAGCTACAGGAACTCACCAAGTGAAAGAGGCTAGCGGTTTACTCAATACGATTAGGCAAGCGCTTAACTGGCACCATGTACAACAGGATCTGCGACAGCATCAGCACCAGTTGCAACTGCTAGAGGCTCGTTTTCGCAATGTAATTAACAAAAACGCAGATAGCATTATCATCGTTAACTCTTTGGGACTGGTAAATTTTGCCAACCCAGCAACCGAATGTCTTTTTAACTGCAAGGTAGAAGATTTGGTTGGTCGATCACTGTTCGGCTCGTTTGTTGTAGAGAAACCGGCTTGTGAGATTGATACAACAATTATGCCGGGTGGAGGGGCAGCCGGCACCGCAGATACACGAATCGTGCAAACACAAGTTGATATTACCCCCCTCAATGGCGATAAAGCTGTTGCAGAAATGCGAGTGGTTGAAACTGAATGGGAAGGAGAAATCGCTTTTCTAGTCTTGCTGCGTGATATTACCGCACGTTTGCGTGCAGAAGAAGCACTGCGGCAGTCAGAAGCTCGATTTAGAGAACAAGCACAGCAGTTGCAACAAGCTTTAGACAATTTGCAGCAAACTCAAGCCCAGCTTGTTCAAACCGAAAAAATGTCGTCTCTGGGGCAAATGGTTGCCGGTGTTGCCCACGAAATTAATAATCCCGTTAACTTTATTTACGGCAATCTCACCCACGTCCGTCAGTACACAAAAGACTTACTCGAATTGGTAGAACTTTATCAGCAGAACTATCCCAACCCAGTGCCGGAAATTCAAGAAAAACAGCAAGAAATTGATGTAGATTTTATCATGCAAGATATGCCCAACCTAGTCTCTTCAATGCAGGTGGGAACCGAGCGCATCCGTCAAATTGTCATCAGCTTACGGAATTTCTCCCGGCTGGATCAAGCCGAGAAGAAGCCGGTGAATATTCATGAAGGAATTGACAGCACACTGCTGATATTGCATAGCCGGCTCAAAGCAAACCCGGATCGCCCTGAAATTGAAATCATCAAAGAATATGGCGAACTTCCTTTAGTCGAATGTTACGCCGGCCAGATGAATCAAGTCTTTATGAATATTCTCAATAATGCCATAGACGCCCTTGAAGAATCTGCCGGCAGCGAACAAACTGCCCAGAAACCACAAATTCGGATTCACACATCTGTAGAAACAGAGAATAGGGAACAGGAAACAGGACAAAAAGACCCCCCAATACTCAATTCTCATATTGTGATTCGGATTGCTGACACCGGCAATGGAATGACCGAAGAAGTCCGCAACAGATTATTTGATCCCTTCTTTACAACAAAACCCGTGGGCAAAGGAACTGGGCTTGGGCTTTCAATCAGTTATCAAATTGTCAGAGAAAAACATAGCGGTCAATTAAAATGTACTTCATCGCCGGGAGAAGGATCTGAATTTGTCATTGAGCTGCCCCTTCACTAA
- a CDS encoding helix-turn-helix domain-containing protein yields the protein MSASKDQDYTHRLQALMKQAGVSSFKALSRQAGVSEWQVRQLRRGQVSQMRVENLQKLSKALQISLSELLASFLTDEPAPASTAALQQEYQRLQAQLAEQRASLMQEFQQACLQTLEPWMRFWPTAAYAVQQNPEMPALKLLPLVRPVENLLQQWGVEAIEQVGAEVPYDPRRHQLNQGIAEPGQPVKVSHIGYQQGDKLLYRAQVKSVG from the coding sequence ATGTCTGCGTCTAAAGATCAAGACTACACCCACCGGCTGCAAGCGTTGATGAAGCAGGCGGGGGTTTCTAGTTTTAAGGCACTCTCGCGACAAGCCGGTGTTTCTGAATGGCAAGTTAGGCAACTGCGGCGAGGGCAAGTGTCACAGATGCGAGTTGAGAACTTGCAAAAGCTAAGCAAAGCTCTGCAAATATCCTTAAGTGAATTACTGGCAAGTTTTTTAACAGATGAGCCGGCACCGGCATCAACAGCAGCATTGCAACAAGAGTACCAGCGTTTACAGGCGCAATTGGCAGAACAGCGAGCATCTTTGATGCAGGAATTTCAGCAAGCCTGCCTGCAAACCTTGGAACCTTGGATGCGGTTTTGGCCAACGGCAGCTTATGCAGTGCAGCAAAACCCGGAGATGCCGGCACTTAAATTATTGCCGCTTGTGCGTCCGGTCGAAAATTTATTGCAACAGTGGGGTGTGGAGGCGATTGAGCAGGTGGGTGCCGAAGTGCCTTACGATCCCCGTCGGCACCAGCTAAACCAAGGAATCGCTGAACCGGGACAGCCGGTGAAAGTATCTCACATCGGCTATCAGCAAGGCGATAAACTGCTTTACCGTGCTCAGGTTAAGTCTGTAGGGTAA
- a CDS encoding DUF1574 domain-containing protein, with protein MAIIAILALAGICTPAPSTAMSLSDSTSNASLGVPAVAATPPPAAKPQSDPFAEGVRSATRAANLAQTAKSLQQWNDVAVAWLEAATWMQAVPPASPKRAFAQKKVVEYFLRNFTIAQQKAAGKRSNVPLPTFNSEVLDEQLLLYLSYLAAIGPPDILIVGSSRALQGIDPSALQQALAQQGYPGLQIFNFAVNGATAQVVDFQLRQLLTPQQLPRLILWADGARAFNSGRPDRTYDAILSSPGYQRLVRGNRPRLSLDEIWQRPQQVVAAGTTKTDFFYLTNKQFNEFEKQLDQKLEGSSFHSSIFNFKFLDEPANTIDANGFLSVSNRFNPAIYYQQNPRVSGLYDSDYTAFQLKGQQAVALNEIIYFTNTRKIPLIFVNLPLTQDYLDPTRKSAEQQFVQNMQRQADAKGFIFRNLSQKNLTQNNNFSDPSHLNVIGAAAVAKQLAQDSNIPWPRNIRN; from the coding sequence ATGGCCATCATAGCAATCCTCGCGCTAGCCGGCATCTGTACCCCCGCACCATCCACCGCCATGAGTCTATCTGACTCTACTTCCAACGCCAGTTTAGGGGTGCCGGCAGTCGCAGCAACCCCGCCCCCTGCTGCTAAACCCCAATCCGATCCCTTTGCAGAGGGCGTTAGAAGCGCTACCAGGGCGGCAAATTTAGCTCAAACAGCCAAATCGCTTCAACAATGGAACGACGTTGCTGTGGCGTGGCTGGAGGCGGCTACGTGGATGCAAGCCGTGCCGCCAGCCAGCCCGAAACGCGCCTTCGCCCAGAAAAAAGTCGTTGAGTATTTTTTGCGGAACTTCACCATTGCCCAACAAAAAGCTGCTGGTAAACGTTCTAACGTTCCCTTACCGACGTTTAACAGTGAAGTCCTTGATGAGCAATTGCTGCTGTATCTATCCTACTTGGCAGCCATCGGCCCACCCGATATTTTAATTGTGGGGAGTTCCCGTGCCTTACAGGGCATCGATCCGAGCGCACTCCAGCAAGCCTTGGCCCAGCAAGGTTATCCGGGACTGCAAATTTTTAATTTTGCGGTGAATGGGGCGACTGCCCAAGTCGTTGATTTTCAGTTGAGACAACTTTTGACCCCCCAGCAGTTACCACGACTCATTTTGTGGGCAGATGGGGCACGCGCGTTTAACAGTGGCCGGCCAGATCGGACGTATGATGCGATCCTCTCTTCTCCCGGCTATCAGCGGTTAGTTAGGGGAAACCGGCCTCGTCTGAGTTTAGATGAGATTTGGCAACGGCCACAGCAAGTTGTCGCTGCCGGCACCACCAAAACAGACTTTTTTTACCTAACAAATAAACAATTTAATGAATTTGAGAAGCAGCTAGATCAAAAGCTGGAAGGGAGCAGTTTTCACTCTTCAATCTTTAATTTTAAATTTCTAGATGAGCCGGCTAATACAATTGATGCCAATGGATTTCTATCCGTTTCTAACCGCTTCAATCCTGCTATTTACTATCAGCAGAATCCGCGAGTTTCAGGTTTGTATGACAGCGACTATACAGCCTTTCAATTAAAAGGACAGCAAGCCGTAGCCCTTAACGAAATAATTTATTTCACAAACACTCGCAAAATCCCCCTAATTTTCGTCAATCTCCCCCTAACGCAAGATTACTTAGACCCAACACGAAAATCAGCCGAACAGCAATTCGTGCAAAATATGCAACGTCAAGCAGATGCCAAAGGATTTATCTTTCGCAACCTTTCCCAGAAAAATTTAACCCAAAATAATAATTTTTCTGACCCCAGTCATCTTAACGTAATCGGAGCCGCAGCCGTCGCCAAACAACTAGCTCAAGACTCAAATATTCCTTGGCCCCGAAACATTAGGAACTAA
- a CDS encoding DUF3318 domain-containing protein, with product MEPGSEIQRLLDLMPASGRMRTKIVSKPQQPLVIDSPFPLPWAQDRPIFINFDLWGRLPKPQRDLLLLRTVSWLTEIRWFKPDLYQGLVVGGVFGTFVELIQGDAVGVIVAGGLSALAGSQIWRSYRSSQSEVDADQVAIGVALRRGYSEAEAAAHLLGAIESVAKIEGRAGLNFTELIRCQNLRAIAGFSSVGIPDAMKRE from the coding sequence ATCGAGCCTGGATCTGAAATTCAACGCCTGCTAGACTTAATGCCGGCTTCTGGTCGGATGCGGACTAAAATTGTTAGTAAACCGCAGCAACCTCTAGTCATTGACAGCCCTTTTCCCCTGCCTTGGGCGCAAGATCGGCCTATTTTTATTAATTTTGATCTGTGGGGGCGGCTGCCGAAACCGCAGCGAGATTTGCTGTTGCTGCGTACTGTTAGTTGGCTAACTGAAATTAGATGGTTTAAGCCAGATTTATATCAAGGATTGGTTGTTGGTGGAGTTTTTGGCACCTTTGTGGAGTTGATCCAGGGAGATGCTGTGGGTGTGATTGTTGCCGGCGGTTTAAGTGCACTTGCCGGCAGCCAAATTTGGCGATCTTACCGTAGTTCTCAATCTGAAGTTGATGCGGATCAAGTGGCTATTGGTGTTGCCCTGCGGCGCGGTTATAGTGAAGCTGAAGCGGCTGCTCACTTGTTAGGGGCAATTGAGTCTGTTGCTAAAATTGAAGGACGTGCCGGTTTGAATTTTACTGAGTTAATTCGCTGTCAAAATTTAAGAGCGATTGCCGGTTTTTCTTCTGTAGGTATTCCTGATGCGATGAAGCGGGAATGA
- a CDS encoding DUF1350 family protein: MDWQEVAGSWVLIPPRPTGMVHFLGGAFVAAAPQLTYRWLLEELNRQGYAVVATPFVNTLDHTEIARSVLWNFEQTLNRLHSTGMLRKRYLPIYGVGHSMGCKLHLLIGSLFEVERAGNILISFNNYPASRAIPLVEQFRPAFAIEFTPSPLETNDIIAQGYRIRRNLLIKFNNDDIDQTLLLNQVLQRMFPSMVTLQTLNGNHLTPLGQDLSWPVGQVFTPMDALGQWMRQEVYRDLNQLKQRIFHWLDPLAPRTK; this comes from the coding sequence ATGGACTGGCAGGAAGTAGCGGGTAGCTGGGTTTTAATTCCCCCTCGGCCCACCGGCATGGTGCATTTCCTTGGGGGCGCTTTTGTGGCAGCTGCACCTCAGCTGACCTATCGATGGTTATTAGAGGAGCTAAACCGGCAAGGGTATGCAGTGGTGGCGACACCGTTTGTAAATACCCTCGATCATACTGAAATTGCACGCTCTGTGCTCTGGAACTTTGAGCAAACGCTCAATCGCTTACACTCCACAGGAATGCTCCGCAAGCGATATTTGCCCATTTACGGCGTTGGGCACAGCATGGGTTGCAAATTGCATTTACTCATTGGCAGCTTGTTTGAGGTGGAACGCGCCGGCAATATTTTGATTTCGTTTAATAATTACCCCGCTAGCCGAGCGATCCCCTTAGTAGAGCAGTTCAGGCCGGCTTTTGCCATCGAGTTTACGCCGTCGCCCCTGGAAACGAATGATATTATCGCCCAAGGCTACCGAATCCGGCGCAATCTGCTGATCAAATTTAACAACGACGACATTGATCAAACCCTGCTGTTAAACCAGGTACTACAGCGGATGTTTCCCAGCATGGTGACGCTGCAAACCCTCAACGGTAACCATCTGACGCCCTTGGGACAAGACCTTAGCTGGCCGGTTGGCCAAGTGTTTACACCAATGGATGCGCTTGGGCAATGGATGAGGCAAGAAGTTTATCGAGATTTAAATCAGCTCAAACAACGAATTTTCCATTGGCTTGATCCCCTGGCACCGAGAACGAAATGA
- a CDS encoding glycosyltransferase family 39 protein, whose amino-acid sequence MKDEGGKQRGKSISTFHGSSLYFQGLLLLVWVAAGTGLRFTQLDRKSPWTDEFSTMVFSLGNSFRTVPLDQAIPLNVLLEPLQPAFTNTGLITSVQNVIHHLLGESNHPPVYFILANLWMHLFPPAGEYVSLWVVRGLPALLGVLSIPAIYGFSRLAFRSRLIGQLSAAVMAISPYGIYLAQEARHYTLAILLVIASLSCLIIAVQCIDQHRSMPVWGAFIWVAVNSLGIAVHYFFSFTLCAEGTVLLALILHQNRKRTRIPEIDQENNLPPPFLPLKTLFAVAAGTLAGCLVWLPVWQSSSDDGGLTEWIYSGARVGLAWISPLFQALAAWVTMLLLLPVESPVLSVAVVSGAVMLIFIFWASPILWRGFKNQLTTPANRTVTAVLAGLVLSVIALFFIITYGFGIDLTRGARYHFVYFPAVIALLGVSLAACWETSQPRNGEKGEIRQSSIPISFSWRSLASFKIFAGGKIAVVLILLVGFLSGLTVAINLGYQKYYRPDLLVPIIQQAYQTKRETTISKGKSDTKTVVLIATTHQNHVQTGEMMGLAWELKRLADLNSQANIQFLLAHQKKPDCKGEMCLAAKTLQKTLKTFSSADLWLVNFKVPANLNPQNCTLDARKLPPVDGYNYQLYHCRSTKV is encoded by the coding sequence ATGAAGGATGAAGGCGGGAAGCAAAGGGGAAAAAGTATTTCTACTTTTCACGGTTCCTCTTTATATTTTCAAGGGCTATTGCTTTTAGTGTGGGTGGCTGCCGGCACCGGCTTACGTTTTACCCAACTCGATAGAAAGTCTCCTTGGACGGATGAATTTTCTACAATGGTGTTCAGTTTGGGGAACAGTTTTCGCACGGTTCCTCTCGATCAAGCGATTCCATTAAATGTTTTACTAGAACCCCTACAACCGGCATTTACAAATACAGGTTTAATTACTTCAGTACAAAACGTCATTCATCACTTACTGGGTGAAAGTAATCATCCGCCGGTTTATTTTATATTGGCTAACCTGTGGATGCATTTATTTCCCCCAGCCGGCGAATACGTCTCGCTGTGGGTGGTAAGAGGTTTACCGGCACTTTTGGGTGTGCTCTCAATTCCGGCGATATATGGATTTAGCCGACTAGCTTTCCGTTCCCGCCTGATAGGGCAACTGTCAGCAGCCGTGATGGCAATTTCTCCCTACGGCATTTATTTGGCGCAAGAAGCCCGTCACTATACCTTAGCTATTCTACTGGTGATTGCTTCGCTTAGTTGCCTAATTATCGCGGTACAGTGCATTGATCAGCACAGATCAATGCCGGTTTGGGGGGCATTTATTTGGGTCGCGGTTAACAGTTTAGGGATTGCCGTTCATTACTTTTTTAGCTTTACGCTTTGCGCTGAAGGAACCGTTTTACTGGCGCTTATTTTGCATCAAAATCGCAAGAGAACCCGCATTCCTGAAATTGATCAAGAAAATAATTTGCCTCCTCCGTTTCTCCCCCTCAAAACCCTTTTTGCAGTTGCCGCCGGCACTTTAGCCGGTTGTTTAGTTTGGTTGCCGGTGTGGCAAAGTAGCTCAGATGACGGCGGGCTGACAGAATGGATTTACAGTGGTGCACGCGTGGGATTAGCCTGGATTAGCCCCCTATTTCAAGCGCTGGCTGCTTGGGTGACGATGCTGCTTTTGCTGCCAGTGGAGTCGCCGGTATTGTCGGTAGCGGTTGTCTCTGGGGCAGTGATGCTGATTTTCATATTTTGGGCATCACCTATCTTGTGGCGGGGTTTTAAAAATCAATTGACAACGCCGGCAAACCGCACAGTTACCGCTGTTTTAGCTGGGCTTGTCTTAAGTGTAATCGCGCTATTTTTTATCATTACTTACGGCTTTGGCATCGATCTGACTCGCGGTGCTCGGTATCATTTCGTTTACTTCCCTGCCGTGATCGCTTTGCTAGGCGTGAGTTTAGCGGCTTGCTGGGAAACTTCTCAGCCTAGAAATGGGGAAAAGGGAGAAATCCGGCAATCTTCAATTCCCATATCTTTCAGTTGGCGTAGCCTTGCCTCATTTAAAATCTTTGCCGGTGGAAAAATAGCCGTTGTACTTATTTTACTGGTGGGATTTTTAAGTGGGTTGACCGTGGCAATAAATTTAGGCTATCAAAAATATTATAGGCCCGATCTGTTGGTTCCGATTATTCAACAAGCTTATCAAACAAAGCGTGAGACAACTATTAGCAAAGGAAAAAGCGATACAAAAACCGTCGTCTTGATTGCAACCACACATCAAAACCATGTGCAAACAGGTGAAATGATGGGACTAGCTTGGGAATTAAAACGTCTTGCCGACTTAAATTCTCAGGCAAATATCCAGTTTCTTTTGGCGCATCAAAAGAAACCGGATTGTAAAGGTGAAATGTGCTTAGCTGCTAAAACACTCCAGAAAACACTAAAAACTTTCTCTTCTGCGGATCTGTGGTTGGTGAATTTCAAAGTGCCGGCAAACTTAAATCCCCAAAATTGTACTTTAGACGCTCGCAAGCTGCCGCCGGTGGATGGCTACAACTATCAGCTTTATCACTGCCGCTCTACTAAAGTTTAA
- a CDS encoding NupC/NupG family nucleoside CNT transporter: protein MPHPIYLNIISFFGIFGLCAIAWLFSEHRRIIPWRVIISGIALQLILGAFVFMFPPTRSALQAFSNLLDGVFLAADTGANFVFGKNLVPLPTRPADVNLGYVFAFRALPTVIFFSGLMALLYNIGIIQIVTEVFAKIFYATMRLSGAEALSGAANIFVGIEAAIVVKPYLPKMTRSELCAILSCCFGTAASSTLAIYVSFLRPVFPNILGHLVSASIMAIPACFVLSKILVPETEVPLTAGGIPKEEKPDKTEKKFTGTELGGQGLDAALDEEPEDIKMETVGGEPIERVSPLDAAIVGALDGVKMAVAIAAVLILILGLVSLINQIFGGLAGLPSPIGDIFKVVTLQNIQGVLFYPLTLLTGVPFNESWTASVIIGRRLLETAIPPYQALAEAAKAGAISNRTVLIVSYALSGFAHLASVGIFVGGTIALIPSRRKDISELGWKALFVGTLATMMIACVAGVFDTGSASILGDKTAPISAPAVAPSPAAPTAAPLPTAPAAKPPTPALKPSPNRNR from the coding sequence ATGCCTCATCCGATCTATCTCAACATCATCTCGTTTTTTGGAATCTTTGGCTTATGCGCGATCGCATGGCTTTTTTCCGAACACCGCCGAATTATTCCCTGGCGCGTCATTATATCCGGCATTGCCTTGCAATTAATTTTAGGCGCGTTTGTATTTATGTTTCCGCCGACTAGGAGCGCCCTACAGGCATTTAGTAACTTACTAGACGGTGTTTTTCTGGCGGCTGATACCGGCGCAAATTTTGTATTTGGGAAAAATCTGGTTCCGCTGCCTACTAGGCCGGCAGATGTCAATTTAGGCTATGTCTTTGCATTTCGAGCCTTGCCTACCGTCATCTTCTTCTCAGGATTGATGGCCTTGCTCTACAACATCGGGATCATTCAAATTGTAACCGAGGTGTTTGCCAAAATATTTTATGCCACCATGCGCTTGAGTGGGGCTGAAGCTTTAAGCGGGGCAGCTAATATTTTTGTGGGTATTGAAGCGGCCATTGTGGTTAAGCCTTATTTGCCTAAAATGACTCGCAGTGAACTCTGCGCGATTTTATCGTGTTGTTTTGGCACCGCCGCTTCTTCAACCTTGGCTATTTATGTGAGTTTCTTAAGGCCGGTTTTTCCCAACATCTTGGGACACCTAGTATCTGCCTCAATTATGGCAATACCGGCTTGTTTTGTTTTATCAAAAATTTTAGTGCCAGAAACCGAAGTTCCCCTGACTGCTGGCGGAATTCCCAAAGAAGAAAAACCAGACAAAACCGAGAAGAAATTCACCGGCACAGAACTCGGCGGGCAGGGTTTAGATGCAGCACTAGATGAAGAACCAGAAGACATAAAAATGGAAACAGTGGGTGGAGAACCCATCGAGCGAGTGAGTCCATTGGATGCGGCAATTGTGGGAGCGCTGGATGGGGTTAAAATGGCTGTAGCTATCGCTGCTGTGCTGATTTTAATCTTAGGCTTGGTATCTTTAATCAATCAAATCTTTGGGGGGCTAGCAGGCTTACCAAGTCCAATTGGAGACATTTTTAAGGTTGTCACCTTACAAAATATTCAAGGCGTCTTATTTTATCCCCTGACTTTGTTAACCGGCGTTCCCTTTAATGAATCTTGGACAGCATCAGTTATTATTGGGCGCAGACTCTTAGAAACAGCAATTCCTCCCTATCAAGCACTAGCAGAAGCCGCTAAAGCCGGCGCGATAAGTAATCGCACAGTGTTAATTGTCAGCTATGCCCTGTCTGGATTTGCTCACTTAGCTTCCGTGGGAATTTTTGTCGGAGGTACAATTGCCTTAATTCCCTCACGGCGCAAAGATATTTCAGAACTCGGTTGGAAAGCTTTATTTGTTGGCACCCTAGCAACAATGATGATCGCCTGTGTTGCCGGCGTATTTGACACCGGCAGCGCCAGTATTTTAGGTGACAAAACCGCACCCATCAGTGCGCCGGCTGTCGCCCCCTCGCCAGCTGCCCCCACCGCCGCACCTTTACCCACAGCGCCGGCTGCTAAACCACCCACACCCGCCCTTAAACCTTCACCGAATCGCAACCGTTAG
- a CDS encoding EAL domain-containing protein, translating into MMLQEPKNEAIKSDAGRQYDPAAVFAEIPHLAARICGTSMALLYLIDGTRYAFNLELLEVSLWEVDFWAHTVVQPDVLIVGDTSQDVRFANNPKVTSSPYIRFYAGVPLITAEGQAVGALCVLDSVQRELSQLQLDALQGLSRQVIAQRELQRHFSDLTQTALQCHQRENSRPYAEGEYLTVLEQVQDGIFILQGSQLLFVNQPFAKMLGYTVAELKGMDFSALVAPEDRRKLSHTNRRGRAKVSEPQTSDFRLLHKHQANPIRVSVKVAPISYQGGVASLGLVRMIHPGRLVAGRDGRFAVPALPDSYYDLLTGLLNHAGLLKCVEFAIEQSKQQPSNGFAVLFLNIDHFKRIQYSLGYRLGEQLLVAFAHRLQTCLRAGDPIGHLGSDEFGIVVHHIKNIADSLAIAERLHESLKVPFLIERQEVFITVSIGIALSAGLQAEVSSRLLLQDVAAHQCQTKAELDTTANGVVPLRPPARRLKDLPAQQRPEDLLRDAGVAMYSAKAQGKANSQVFNAGMHTRVLAGWRLETDLRRAIQENFDLSSKTSKFTAHSKFLLHYQPIVSLTTGTIAGFEALVRWLHPERGLVSPTEFIPVAEQTGLIVPLGAWVLREACLQMRWWQEQFPAAQQMTMSVNLSGIQLSQPALLAQIDETLQYTGIQPSCLKLEITESVVMDNTDAATAVLEQLRDRNIQLCIDDFGTGYSSLSYLRRFPINTLKIDRSFVSAMCDKAENSEIVRAIVMLANNLGMQVVAEGIETPAQLQLLSGLQCEYGQGYYFSKPMDSETAGALISAPSANFGG; encoded by the coding sequence ATGATGCTCCAAGAACCAAAAAACGAAGCAATTAAGAGTGATGCTGGCCGGCAGTACGATCCGGCAGCAGTCTTTGCAGAAATACCGCACTTAGCAGCCCGCATTTGCGGCACGTCGATGGCATTGTTGTATTTGATTGATGGCACCCGATACGCTTTTAATTTAGAACTGCTAGAAGTTTCGCTGTGGGAGGTGGACTTTTGGGCGCACACCGTTGTGCAGCCTGATGTATTAATTGTTGGAGATACTTCCCAGGATGTCCGCTTCGCCAACAACCCGAAGGTGACTTCATCCCCTTACATTCGGTTTTATGCCGGCGTTCCCTTAATCACCGCAGAGGGGCAAGCAGTCGGGGCGTTATGTGTATTAGATTCAGTGCAGCGAGAGTTAAGCCAGTTGCAACTAGATGCCTTGCAGGGACTCAGCCGGCAAGTGATCGCTCAAAGAGAGTTACAGCGTCATTTCAGCGATTTAACGCAGACAGCCCTCCAGTGCCACCAAAGAGAAAATTCGCGCCCTTATGCTGAGGGAGAATACCTGACGGTTTTAGAGCAAGTTCAGGATGGGATTTTTATTCTTCAAGGAAGTCAACTGCTGTTTGTCAATCAGCCATTTGCCAAGATGCTGGGTTACACGGTGGCAGAATTGAAAGGAATGGATTTTTCCGCACTGGTGGCACCAGAAGATCGCCGGAAGTTGAGCCATACCAACCGGCGTGGGCGGGCTAAAGTTTCAGAACCGCAAACCTCTGATTTCCGGCTACTGCACAAGCATCAGGCTAATCCAATTAGGGTATCGGTGAAAGTTGCTCCGATTTCATATCAGGGCGGTGTGGCAAGTCTGGGGCTTGTGAGAATGATTCATCCAGGCCGGCTGGTTGCCGGCAGAGACGGGAGATTTGCGGTGCCGGCTCTCCCTGACAGTTATTACGATTTACTGACAGGACTGCTCAATCATGCTGGGTTGCTGAAGTGCGTCGAATTTGCCATCGAGCAGTCAAAGCAACAGCCTAGCAATGGCTTTGCCGTGCTGTTTCTCAATATTGATCACTTTAAACGAATCCAATACAGCCTGGGATACCGGCTGGGAGAGCAATTACTCGTGGCTTTTGCTCACCGGCTGCAAACTTGCTTACGAGCCGGTGATCCCATCGGACATCTGGGATCGGATGAGTTTGGGATTGTCGTACATCACATCAAAAATATTGCTGACTCGCTCGCCATTGCTGAGCGGCTGCACGAATCCCTAAAAGTGCCTTTTCTCATCGAGAGGCAAGAAGTATTTATTACAGTCAGCATTGGGATCGCCCTCAGTGCGGGTTTGCAGGCTGAAGTAAGCAGCCGGCTGCTTTTACAGGACGTTGCAGCCCATCAGTGCCAAACCAAGGCGGAATTAGACACCACAGCGAACGGTGTTGTGCCCTTGCGCCCCCCCGCCCGACGTTTAAAGGATCTACCCGCCCAACAGCGCCCAGAAGATTTACTGCGCGATGCCGGTGTTGCCATGTACAGCGCTAAAGCACAAGGCAAAGCCAACTCTCAAGTGTTTAATGCCGGTATGCATACGCGTGTCTTAGCCGGCTGGCGGCTAGAAACCGACTTACGGCGAGCCATCCAAGAAAACTTTGATTTATCAAGTAAAACTTCTAAATTCACCGCCCATTCAAAATTTTTACTGCACTACCAGCCGATTGTCTCCCTCACCACCGGCACCATAGCGGGGTTTGAGGCGCTCGTGCGCTGGCTGCACCCAGAGCGAGGTTTGGTTTCGCCAACAGAGTTTATTCCCGTGGCAGAACAAACCGGCTTAATTGTCCCCTTGGGGGCATGGGTGCTGCGCGAGGCGTGCCTTCAGATGCGCTGGTGGCAGGAGCAATTTCCAGCCGCCCAGCAGATGACAATGAGCGTAAATTTATCTGGCATTCAGCTTTCGCAGCCGGCTTTACTTGCTCAAATTGACGAAACGCTGCAATATACCGGCATCCAGCCTAGTTGTTTAAAACTGGAGATTACCGAAAGCGTGGTGATGGATAATACCGATGCGGCAACCGCTGTGCTAGAGCAACTTAGAGATAGAAATATCCAGCTGTGCATTGATGATTTCGGCACCGGCTATTCCTCATTGAGCTATCTGCGCCGGTTTCCGATTAATACCTTAAAAATTGATCGCTCTTTTGTCAGCGCCATGTGCGATAAAGCGGAAAACTCAGAAATTGTGCGGGCAATTGTAATGTTGGCAAATAATTTGGGGATGCAGGTAGTGGCTGAAGGAATCGAAACGCCGGCCCAACTGCAACTGCTTTCAGGATTACAGTGTGAGTATGGACAGGGCTATTATTTCTCAAAACCGATGGATAGCGAGACTGCCGGTGCCTTAATTTCGGCCCCATCTGCTAACTTTGGAGGATAA